Proteins found in one Penaeus vannamei isolate JL-2024 chromosome 43, ASM4276789v1, whole genome shotgun sequence genomic segment:
- the LOC113829128 gene encoding uncharacterized protein, producing the protein MLVSTITMTAGGLLMVTEGYTEKALVFLVCGGTTSIFTCAGMMVSVIFSRTSPSGDAEAPLPYSDPPPEYRFTWREEYLKKSPDRLRTELEEAAAECQESEEDPKKGAAAETKKNKRKDIRKFLWSHEVSAVHSGRRNSVGEQPGTSSGERPRRGRATTVATAGSHGATRPEGRRAAPSRATISVVPLAGELNEGLAVDDEGLPTYEEVQKW; encoded by the exons ATGCTGGTGTCGACGATAACCATGACGGCTGGCGGGTTGCTTATGGTTACGGAAGGCTATACAGAGAAGGCCCTGGTCTTTCTGGTGTGCGGAG GCACCACCAGCATCTTCACGTGCGCCGGCATGATGGTCAGCGTTATATTTTCGAGGACGTCCCCCTCCGGCGACGCAGAGGCGCCTCTCCCCTATTCTGACCCCCCGCCCGAGTACCGATTCACGTGGAGGGAGGAATACCTGAAGAAATCCCCGGACAGGTTGAGGACTGAGCTGGAGGAGGCCGCGGCGGAATGCCAAGAATCTGAGGAGGACCCGAAGAAGGGCGCCGCGGCCGAGactaagaagaacaagaggaaggacATCAGGAAGTTCTTGTGGTCTCATGAGGTCAGCGCGGTGCATTCCGGCCGGAGGAATTCCGTCGGAGAGCAGCCTGGTACTAGTTCAGGGGAGAGGCCTCGAAGGGGGAGAGCCACCACGGTCGCCACGGCAGGGAGCCACGGTGCCACGAGGccggagggaagaagggcggcACCCTCCAGAGCCACGATATCTGTTGTGCCCTTGGCAGGGGAACTGAACGAGGGCTTGGCGGTGGACGATGAGGGGCTGCCCACCTACGAAGAGGTGCAGAAGTggtga